A region of Streptomyces halobius DNA encodes the following proteins:
- a CDS encoding TIGR02679 family protein, giving the protein MTHSGTPPGERALRRPELRPLWQAVHDRLSSGRPVTRVRLGSLDDPQRHALADLLGLDRLPDARPSVLLTRLEEAVAETCGRTVRDVVAELVGPLVDRASERRRQEDERVGLWAWLDGHGTVRAQPALADWAAACRAAGLVGGSPERTRALLTDALAVLAALPAQGEPLPAFAARVLKGDSHALDDGTRLSSLVLRALATVHDTDPPQSAADRRALWDRAGIADDELSATVLAAGLRPLGNGLLARVACVCAEAGQAASLTLAQLRAPGTFTLTTGPAPVVHIVENPSVLALALRRFGPDCPPLVCTSGWPNSAAIRLLRVLADHGAALSYHGDFDGEGIRIAAYVLDKTPARPWRMTAADYRAAVARTPHGPSPGRLTEAPWDPELTMAMTEHGTAVVEELIADVLLEDLADAARLGGKGGN; this is encoded by the coding sequence ATGACGCACAGCGGAACGCCCCCGGGCGAACGGGCCCTGCGTCGCCCCGAGCTGCGCCCGCTGTGGCAGGCCGTCCACGACCGCCTCTCCTCCGGGCGACCGGTCACCCGCGTGCGCCTCGGATCCCTCGACGACCCGCAACGCCACGCCCTCGCCGACCTCCTCGGCCTGGACCGCCTGCCGGACGCGCGCCCTTCCGTCCTCCTGACCCGCTTGGAAGAGGCGGTGGCCGAGACCTGCGGCCGCACGGTGCGCGACGTCGTCGCCGAACTGGTCGGACCGCTCGTGGACCGGGCGTCCGAGCGGCGCCGCCAGGAGGACGAACGGGTCGGCCTCTGGGCGTGGTTGGACGGTCACGGCACCGTACGGGCTCAGCCCGCGCTCGCCGACTGGGCGGCCGCCTGCCGGGCCGCCGGCCTGGTCGGCGGCTCTCCGGAGCGCACCCGCGCCCTGCTCACCGACGCACTCGCGGTGCTGGCGGCACTCCCCGCCCAGGGAGAGCCGCTGCCGGCCTTCGCCGCCCGGGTCCTGAAGGGCGACTCCCACGCGCTCGATGACGGCACCCGCCTGTCCTCCCTCGTACTGCGAGCCCTGGCGACCGTCCACGACACCGACCCGCCACAGTCCGCAGCGGACCGGCGGGCCTTGTGGGACCGCGCGGGCATCGCCGACGACGAGCTGTCCGCCACCGTCCTCGCCGCCGGGCTGCGCCCCCTCGGCAACGGGCTGCTCGCCCGGGTGGCATGCGTGTGCGCCGAGGCCGGACAGGCGGCCAGTCTCACCCTCGCCCAGCTGCGCGCCCCAGGCACATTCACCCTCACCACAGGCCCCGCACCCGTCGTCCACATCGTGGAGAACCCCAGCGTCCTGGCCCTCGCCCTACGCCGCTTCGGCCCGGACTGCCCGCCACTCGTCTGTACGTCGGGCTGGCCCAACAGCGCGGCCATCCGCCTCCTTCGCGTGCTCGCGGACCACGGTGCCGCCCTGAGCTATCACGGCGACTTCGACGGCGAAGGCATCCGCATCGCCGCGTACGTCCTGGACAAGACGCCCGCGCGGCCTTGGCGCATGACGGCGGCGGACTACCGTGCCGCAGTCGCCCGCACGCCACACGGCCCTTCGCCCGGCCGTCTCACCGAGGCGCCCTGGGACCCGGAGCTGACCATGGCGATGACCGAGCACGGCACCGCCGTGGTCGAGGAACTGATCGCCGACGTACTCCTGGAGGATCTGGCCGATGCCGCTCGGCTGGGTGGCAAAGGCGGCAACTGA
- a CDS encoding APC family permease has protein sequence MSNPSTVGGAPDELRRRLGLSDAVVIGLGSMIGAGIFAALAPAAHAAGSGLLLGLALAAVVAYCNATSSARLAARYPASGGTYVYGRERLGDFWGYLAGWGFVVGKTASCAAMALTVGFYIWPGQAHAVAVASVVALTAVNYAGVQKSALLTRAVVAVVLAVLAAVAVAALTSGEADAVRLDIGADATFGGVLQAAGLLFFAFAGYARIATLGEEVRDPARTIPRAIPLALGITLVVYTVVAIAVLTVLGPQQLADATAPLSDAVRAAGADWLVPVVRVGAAVAALGSLLALILGVSRTTLAMARDRHLPHALAAVHPKFKVPHRAELVVGAVVVVVAATADVRGAIGFSSFGVLVYYALANASAWTLTPEEGRPAPVVPVVGLAGCLVLAFALPVSSVISGAAVLAVGTAAFGIRRAVAARREP, from the coding sequence ATGAGCAATCCTTCGACCGTCGGCGGTGCCCCGGACGAGTTGCGGCGGCGGCTCGGGCTGTCCGACGCCGTGGTGATCGGACTCGGGTCGATGATCGGCGCGGGGATCTTCGCCGCCCTGGCCCCGGCGGCGCACGCGGCCGGCTCCGGGCTGCTGCTCGGGCTCGCCCTCGCCGCGGTGGTGGCGTACTGCAACGCGACCTCCTCCGCACGGCTGGCCGCCCGGTATCCGGCTTCCGGCGGCACCTATGTTTATGGCCGCGAGCGGCTGGGCGATTTCTGGGGCTACCTCGCGGGGTGGGGCTTCGTGGTCGGCAAGACCGCCTCCTGCGCGGCCATGGCCCTCACCGTCGGCTTCTATATATGGCCGGGTCAGGCCCACGCCGTGGCGGTGGCTTCTGTGGTGGCGCTGACAGCGGTGAACTACGCCGGCGTGCAGAAATCCGCACTCCTCACCCGTGCCGTAGTCGCCGTGGTCCTGGCCGTGCTCGCCGCAGTGGCCGTCGCGGCCCTCACCTCCGGCGAGGCGGACGCCGTCCGGCTGGACATCGGTGCGGACGCCACCTTCGGCGGCGTGCTCCAGGCGGCGGGCCTGCTGTTCTTCGCCTTCGCCGGGTACGCGCGCATCGCCACCCTCGGCGAGGAGGTCCGCGACCCCGCACGCACCATCCCCCGAGCGATCCCGCTTGCGCTGGGCATCACCCTGGTGGTCTACACCGTCGTAGCCATCGCCGTCCTGACGGTGCTCGGCCCGCAACAGCTGGCCGACGCCACCGCTCCGCTGTCGGACGCCGTCCGGGCCGCGGGCGCCGACTGGCTGGTACCGGTCGTGCGCGTCGGTGCGGCCGTCGCGGCGCTCGGCTCGCTGCTCGCGCTGATTCTCGGCGTCTCCCGCACGACCCTGGCCATGGCCCGCGACCGGCACCTGCCCCACGCCCTGGCCGCCGTCCACCCGAAGTTCAAGGTGCCGCACCGGGCCGAGCTGGTGGTCGGCGCCGTGGTGGTGGTGGTCGCCGCGACGGCGGACGTGCGCGGGGCCATCGGGTTCTCCTCCTTCGGCGTGCTGGTCTACTACGCCCTCGCCAATGCCTCCGCCTGGACCCTCACCCCGGAAGAGGGCCGTCCGGCTCCGGTAGTTCCCGTCGTCGGGCTGGCCGGTTGCCTCGTGCTCGCCTTCGCCCTGCCGGTGTCCTCCGTGATCTCCGGGGCCGCGGTCCTGGCCGTCGGCACCGCCGCCTTCGGCATCCGCCGTGCGGTCGCCGCCCGCCGGGAGCCGTAG